A stretch of Elusimicrobiota bacterium DNA encodes these proteins:
- a CDS encoding NAD(P)-dependent oxidoreductase, translated as MRQRQESDPVPLKEIEANFEDIHPPLKPEQAAIEANRCLYCYDAPCMTACPTHIEVPRFIKQIAAKNPKGAAKIILEANPMGHSCARVCPVEALCEGACVYHDWHQKPIEIARLQRAATDFVYSRGARLFEAGVKQSKKVAVIGAGPAGLSTAFYLRRLGYPVTIFEKRPLAGGLNTYGIAEYKMTQATALQETQLVAELGAEFKFGVEIGKDISWEKLEKEYDAVFVGIGLGRTQALNIPGEELSGVSDALSFIEQIKTRKFDAITPGRVTVVIGAGNTAIDAVTQAKRLGTPKVILAYRRSRNEMSAYDYEYELAKKDAVEFLWNAAPKKIVGKGKAEGIEFVRTKTEGVGRKAELKIIPGSEFIVPCDRVIKAVGQMKQRSVLERVRILELDATGRIAVNSKTLQSSNPKYFAGGDAINGGKEVVNAAQDGKRAAWAIHCYLGGDPQPAPEHAYWVSTIDVRRMAPPLREKQNPKHEQKKELSSV; from the coding sequence ATGAGGCAGCGCCAGGAATCGGACCCTGTTCCCCTGAAAGAAATCGAAGCCAACTTCGAGGATATTCATCCGCCCTTAAAACCCGAACAAGCCGCGATTGAGGCCAATCGTTGCCTTTATTGCTACGACGCGCCGTGCATGACGGCTTGCCCCACGCATATCGAAGTGCCCCGTTTCATCAAACAAATCGCCGCCAAAAATCCGAAAGGCGCGGCTAAAATCATTTTAGAGGCGAACCCTATGGGCCATTCCTGCGCCCGGGTATGCCCGGTTGAAGCGCTTTGTGAAGGCGCTTGCGTGTACCATGATTGGCATCAAAAGCCCATTGAAATCGCCCGGCTTCAGCGCGCGGCCACGGATTTTGTTTATAGCCGAGGAGCCCGCCTTTTTGAGGCCGGTGTCAAACAATCGAAAAAAGTCGCTGTGATCGGAGCCGGGCCTGCCGGGCTTTCCACGGCTTTTTATTTAAGGCGTTTGGGTTATCCGGTCACGATTTTTGAGAAAAGGCCGTTAGCCGGCGGTTTGAATACCTACGGCATCGCGGAATATAAAATGACACAGGCCACGGCTTTACAAGAGACCCAGCTTGTCGCGGAATTGGGCGCGGAGTTTAAATTCGGCGTTGAAATCGGCAAGGATATTTCCTGGGAAAAGCTCGAAAAAGAGTACGACGCCGTTTTCGTGGGCATTGGTTTGGGCCGGACCCAGGCTTTGAATATTCCGGGCGAGGAATTAAGCGGGGTTTCGGACGCGCTTTCCTTTATTGAGCAGATTAAAACCAGGAAATTCGACGCCATCACCCCCGGGCGCGTGACCGTGGTCATCGGCGCAGGCAACACAGCCATCGATGCCGTGACCCAAGCCAAGCGCCTGGGCACGCCCAAAGTCATATTGGCTTATCGCCGGAGCCGGAATGAAATGAGCGCTTATGACTATGAATATGAGCTGGCCAAAAAAGACGCGGTCGAGTTTTTATGGAACGCCGCGCCTAAGAAAATCGTGGGCAAAGGGAAAGCCGAAGGGATTGAATTTGTCAGAACCAAAACCGAAGGCGTTGGGCGCAAGGCTGAGCTAAAAATCATCCCCGGTTCCGAGTTTATCGTGCCCTGCGACCGGGTGATTAAAGCCGTGGGGCAAATGAAACAGCGCTCGGTTTTGGAGCGAGTCCGTATTTTGGAATTGGACGCCACCGGCCGCATCGCGGTCAATTCTAAAACACTGCAATCATCAAACCCGAAATACTTTGCGGGCGGAGACGCCATCAACGGCGGCAAAGAAGTGGTCAACGCCGCTCAAGACGGAAAACGGGCGGCCTGGGCCATTCATTGTTATTTAGGCGGCGACCCGCAACCCGCGCCTGAGCACGCGTATTGGGTGTCCACAATCGATGTTCGCCGCATGGCCCCGCCTTTAAGGGAAAAACAGAATCCGAAACATGAACAAAAAAAAGAACTCTCCTCAGTCTAA
- a CDS encoding VOC family protein, translating into MPNNEVKPIPDGYHTVTPYLSIKEAAKAIEFYQKAFGATVKERMDGPGGKVMHAELKFGDSIVMLADEYPEMPGACLSPATLKGTTFMIHLYVENVDAAFKKAVDAGCVVERPVQDQFYGDRTGGVRDPFGHRWYLGTHKEDLTPEQLKQRAQEMFKQPKKETSKA; encoded by the coding sequence ATGCCCAACAATGAAGTGAAACCGATCCCTGATGGTTATCACACGGTGACGCCGTATTTATCCATCAAGGAAGCCGCTAAAGCCATTGAGTTCTATCAGAAGGCTTTCGGCGCCACAGTCAAAGAGCGCATGGACGGACCCGGGGGCAAGGTCATGCACGCTGAACTTAAATTCGGCGACTCGATCGTCATGCTGGCCGATGAATACCCTGAAATGCCGGGAGCTTGCTTGTCGCCCGCTACGCTTAAAGGCACGACTTTTATGATTCATTTATATGTCGAGAATGTGGATGCCGCTTTTAAAAAAGCGGTGGATGCCGGCTGCGTAGTAGAACGTCCGGTTCAAGATCAGTTCTATGGAGACCGAACCGGCGGCGTCAGGGACCCTTTTGGGCACCGTTGGTATTTGGGAACGCATAAAGAGGATTTGACCCCGGAACAGTTGAAGCAGCGCGCGCAGGAAATGTTCAAGCAGCCCAAAAAAGAAACAAGCAAAGCGTAA
- the preA gene encoding NAD-dependent dihydropyrimidine dehydrogenase subunit PreA, translated as MNKKKNSPQSKNGHRPKPDLSANCAGIKSPNPFWLASAPPSNSGEQVMRAFEYGWGGAVWKTLGQDPPVINTTSRYGAIEINGMKMAGFNNIELITDRPLEDNLREIREVKRRFPKHAVIASLMVPCDRQTWHEIVKKTEDTGCDGLELNFGCPHGMSERGMGSAVGQVPDYVKMVVEYVKEAARTPVLVKLTPNITDVRYPARAAKAGGADGISLINTINSIMGVDLNTLKPKFAVDGQVAHGGYCGPAVKPIALHMISSLATDPEVKGLPISGIGGVSTWSDAVEFMLLGSSSVQVCTAVMHYGFRIVEDMIQGLTDWMEDKGFSKLEDFIGKTAPNVVDWKRLNLHAKTVAKIDPEKCIQCDLCYIACNDTAHQCIAIDRKNGNKTPYVIEEDCVGCNLCAIVCPVDNCIEMKPVETGNKPLTWEEYTAKGFKGYREVYKRFHE; from the coding sequence ATGAACAAAAAAAAGAACTCTCCTCAGTCTAAGAACGGACATCGACCGAAACCCGACTTAAGCGCCAATTGCGCGGGCATCAAGTCCCCGAACCCGTTTTGGCTGGCTTCCGCGCCGCCCTCGAATTCCGGCGAGCAGGTGATGCGCGCTTTTGAATACGGCTGGGGCGGGGCCGTGTGGAAAACCTTGGGCCAGGACCCTCCGGTGATCAACACCACCTCGCGTTACGGGGCCATTGAAATCAACGGCATGAAAATGGCGGGCTTCAATAATATCGAGCTGATCACCGACCGTCCCTTGGAAGACAATTTGCGCGAAATTCGCGAGGTCAAAAGAAGATTTCCCAAGCATGCGGTGATCGCTTCACTCATGGTGCCCTGCGACCGTCAAACATGGCATGAAATCGTCAAGAAAACCGAAGACACGGGCTGCGACGGGTTGGAGCTGAATTTCGGCTGCCCACACGGCATGTCCGAGCGCGGCATGGGTTCAGCGGTCGGGCAAGTGCCGGATTACGTCAAAATGGTGGTGGAATACGTCAAAGAGGCGGCGCGGACCCCCGTTTTAGTCAAGCTGACCCCTAATATCACGGATGTGCGCTACCCGGCCCGGGCCGCTAAAGCAGGCGGAGCGGATGGGATTTCTTTAATCAACACTATTAATTCCATTATGGGTGTTGATCTGAACACCTTGAAGCCAAAGTTTGCGGTGGATGGGCAAGTCGCGCATGGCGGTTATTGCGGCCCGGCCGTTAAACCGATCGCTTTGCACATGATTTCTTCCTTGGCGACTGACCCCGAAGTCAAAGGATTGCCCATTTCCGGTATCGGCGGCGTTTCAACCTGGTCGGATGCGGTTGAATTCATGCTCTTGGGGTCTTCTTCGGTTCAGGTCTGCACCGCGGTTATGCATTATGGCTTTCGCATTGTTGAGGACATGATTCAGGGCTTGACCGACTGGATGGAGGATAAGGGCTTCTCAAAGCTTGAAGATTTCATCGGTAAAACCGCGCCCAATGTGGTTGATTGGAAAAGGCTCAACCTTCACGCCAAAACCGTGGCCAAAATCGACCCGGAGAAATGTATTCAATGTGATTTGTGCTATATCGCCTGCAATGACACGGCTCATCAATGCATCGCCATTGACCGGAAAAACGGCAATAAGACCCCGTATGTGATCGAAGAGGACTGCGTGGGCTGCAATTTATGCGCCATCGTCTGTCCGGTGGACAATTGCATTGAAATGAAGCCGGTTGAAACCGGCAACAAGCCGTTAACCTGGGAAGAATACACGGCCAAAGGATTTAAGGGTTATAGGGAAGTGTATAAGAGGTTCCATGAGTGA
- a CDS encoding aldehyde dehydrogenase family protein — MPVAEAKATTLKQFIGGHWVAGRGEREIVSVNPADTRETIAAFKSASREDALSALEAAQRAWPAWKKTPAPKRARIVQKAWTIAQSRVDDLAALLTREEGKIVGEARGEVEKGMNLMEWYAGEGLRLMGQTAPSEMPRNLLMTVREPLGVVSIITPWNFPWAIPCWKIAPALVGGNCVVFKPASLVPAMAVELCRIFEEAGLPPGVLNLVLGSGSSVGDILVNDYRIKAVSFTGSNEIGRGVHKIAGERGIKVTCEMGGKNPCIVWDDADLHLALGGVMKGAFGSTGQRCTATSRLILHEKIAAKFTDMVIAEVKKIKLGNGLDPSVGMGPLVDEHQLNTVLGLIETGKKEGARLLIGGGRPEGDSFKRGFFVQPTVFVDVKSSMTIFQEEIFGPVLAVSTVKTYEEAVTAANNSRYGLTSAVYTQDLTLSMRFVEDLEAGMVHVNSPTIGGEAQVPFGGVKASGVGEREMAKEGINFFTEPKTIFLDYTGERRNSNIY; from the coding sequence ATGCCGGTTGCAGAAGCGAAAGCCACGACGTTAAAACAGTTTATCGGCGGTCATTGGGTTGCCGGCCGCGGCGAACGGGAAATTGTTTCCGTCAATCCCGCGGACACCAGGGAAACAATCGCCGCCTTTAAAAGCGCTTCGCGCGAGGACGCGTTGTCGGCCCTGGAAGCGGCCCAGCGCGCTTGGCCGGCTTGGAAGAAAACCCCGGCCCCGAAAAGAGCCCGTATCGTGCAAAAAGCCTGGACCATCGCCCAATCGCGGGTGGATGATTTAGCCGCTCTATTGACCCGCGAGGAAGGGAAAATCGTGGGTGAAGCCAGAGGCGAGGTGGAAAAGGGCATGAATTTGATGGAGTGGTATGCCGGCGAAGGCCTGCGTTTAATGGGCCAAACCGCCCCGTCCGAAATGCCTCGGAATCTGCTGATGACCGTCCGGGAACCCCTGGGCGTGGTTTCCATTATCACGCCCTGGAATTTTCCTTGGGCCATCCCCTGCTGGAAAATCGCCCCGGCTTTGGTGGGCGGCAATTGCGTTGTTTTTAAACCGGCGTCTTTGGTGCCGGCCATGGCTGTTGAGCTTTGCCGGATTTTTGAAGAAGCCGGTCTGCCGCCAGGGGTATTAAACTTAGTGCTGGGTTCCGGTTCCTCGGTCGGCGATATTTTAGTCAATGACTACAGGATCAAAGCCGTTTCATTCACCGGCTCCAATGAGATCGGGCGCGGGGTGCATAAAATCGCCGGGGAGCGTGGCATTAAAGTCACCTGTGAAATGGGCGGAAAAAACCCCTGCATTGTTTGGGATGACGCGGATTTGCATTTGGCCTTGGGGGGCGTAATGAAGGGCGCTTTCGGTTCAACCGGGCAGCGCTGCACCGCCACCAGCCGCCTGATTCTTCACGAAAAAATCGCGGCCAAATTTACGGATATGGTTATCGCCGAAGTCAAAAAAATCAAATTAGGAAATGGCTTGGACCCATCAGTGGGCATGGGCCCGTTGGTTGATGAACATCAATTGAATACAGTTTTGGGTTTAATCGAAACCGGAAAAAAAGAAGGAGCCCGTCTTCTCATCGGCGGCGGGCGGCCGGAAGGCGACAGTTTTAAGCGGGGCTTCTTTGTTCAACCCACGGTGTTCGTTGATGTTAAGTCCTCCATGACGATTTTCCAGGAGGAGATTTTCGGCCCGGTACTGGCCGTGAGCACGGTTAAAACCTATGAGGAAGCCGTGACTGCGGCCAATAACTCGCGCTACGGCCTGACCAGCGCGGTGTACACCCAGGACCTGACTTTATCCATGCGTTTTGTAGAGGATTTGGAAGCGGGCATGGTGCATGTCAATTCGCCGACCATCGGCGGCGAGGCCCAGGTGCCTTTCGGCGGGGTCAAAGCCTCCGGCGTCGGCGAACGGGAAATGGCCAAGGAAGGCATCAATTTCTTTACCGAGCCTAAGACTATATTTTTGGACTATACCGGCGAGCGCCGCAATTCGAATATTTATTAG
- a CDS encoding ORF6N domain-containing protein → MKNLVPTEVVERRIYVIRGQKVMLDRDLADLYGVETRVLNQAVKRNIERFPKDFMFRLNKKETKNWISQIVISNFAVKMGLRKPPYAFTEYGAMMLASVLNSQRAIDMSVYIVRAFIKLRELLVTHKDLAQKLAQFENRLESHEGHIQSLYDAIHRLMESPEPPDEPKRRIGFEVKEKRAAYAVNGNIYD, encoded by the coding sequence ATGAAAAATTTAGTCCCTACGGAAGTCGTTGAACGTCGTATCTACGTTATACGCGGCCAAAAGGTCATGCTGGACAGGGATTTGGCTGACTTATACGGGGTTGAGACTAGGGTACTCAATCAAGCCGTTAAACGGAACATTGAGCGCTTTCCGAAGGATTTTATGTTTCGGTTGAATAAAAAAGAAACAAAAAATTGGATATCACAAATTGTGATATCCAATTTTGCGGTTAAGATGGGCTTAAGAAAGCCGCCTTATGCATTTACTGAATATGGCGCCATGATGTTAGCTAGCGTGCTTAACTCACAAAGGGCCATCGATATGAGCGTTTATATCGTTAGGGCTTTCATCAAATTGCGCGAACTATTGGTCACGCATAAAGATTTGGCTCAGAAACTAGCCCAGTTTGAAAATAGATTGGAAAGCCATGAAGGCCATATCCAATCGCTTTATGATGCCATCCACAGGCTCATGGAATCGCCAGAGCCGCCGGATGAGCCTAAGCGCCGTATCGGCTTTGAGGTGAAAGAAAAACGGGCGGCTTACGCCGTCAACGGCAATATTTATGATTAG
- the hydA gene encoding dihydropyrimidinase — protein MTYDLIIKNATVVTAADQFEADIAVKGGTIAALGKNLQGTAAKTVDAKGLYVLPGGIDVHTHLDMPFGGTTTADNFETGTTAAACGGTTTIVDFAIQYKGEDLQKGLDTWHKKASGNSAIDYAFHMIITDMPQAKLKQMDKLVDEGISSFKLFMAYPGVFMSDDTTIFRALMRTKENGGMVCMHAENGSVIDVLVQKALAEGKTHPKYHALTRPMSAEAEATRRAIALAEMAGVPIYFVHLSAGDAMEEVRRARERGLPIYAETCPQYLYLSYEDYERPGFEGAKFVMSPPLRPKGNEERLWNGLRNNWLQVVSTDHCSFCFQSKDGKPGKELGKNDFSKIPNGAPGIETRLLLLWEGVENGQLTMNRFVDITATTPAKLFGLYPKKGTIAPGADADLVLWDPKQKTTISAKTHHMNVDYNPYEGQVIRGAIREVYLRGKKVVEKGSYVGGQKTGSFLERATRPEKPVESAEAQKKSTRKVLAEV, from the coding sequence ATGACTTACGACCTGATCATTAAAAACGCGACCGTTGTCACGGCCGCGGATCAATTCGAGGCGGATATCGCTGTTAAAGGCGGAACAATCGCGGCTTTGGGGAAAAATTTGCAAGGCACTGCCGCCAAAACCGTGGACGCTAAAGGTTTATATGTTTTACCCGGCGGCATCGACGTGCATACGCATTTGGATATGCCCTTCGGCGGCACGACCACCGCGGATAATTTTGAAACCGGCACCACGGCCGCGGCCTGCGGCGGCACCACGACCATTGTTGATTTCGCCATTCAATACAAAGGCGAGGATTTGCAAAAAGGTTTGGACACCTGGCATAAAAAAGCCTCCGGAAATTCAGCGATTGATTACGCGTTTCACATGATTATCACGGACATGCCTCAGGCTAAACTCAAGCAAATGGACAAGCTCGTGGATGAGGGGATTTCTTCCTTCAAGCTGTTCATGGCTTACCCAGGCGTGTTCATGTCCGATGACACCACGATTTTCAGGGCCCTGATGCGGACCAAGGAAAACGGCGGCATGGTTTGCATGCACGCGGAAAACGGCAGCGTGATTGATGTTTTGGTGCAGAAGGCCTTGGCTGAGGGGAAAACACATCCTAAGTACCATGCTTTAACCCGCCCGATGAGCGCGGAGGCCGAGGCCACGCGAAGGGCCATTGCCTTGGCGGAAATGGCCGGGGTTCCGATTTATTTCGTGCATTTGTCCGCCGGTGATGCCATGGAAGAAGTGCGCCGGGCCAGGGAGCGGGGCTTGCCTATTTATGCGGAGACTTGCCCGCAGTACCTGTACCTTTCTTATGAGGATTACGAGCGCCCGGGTTTTGAGGGCGCCAAATTCGTGATGTCGCCACCCTTGCGTCCCAAGGGCAATGAGGAAAGGCTGTGGAACGGTTTAAGGAATAATTGGCTTCAAGTCGTTTCCACGGATCATTGCTCGTTTTGTTTTCAAAGCAAAGACGGGAAACCGGGCAAGGAATTGGGCAAAAATGATTTTTCCAAAATCCCCAACGGAGCGCCGGGCATTGAAACGCGGCTTCTCCTTCTCTGGGAAGGGGTTGAGAACGGGCAATTAACCATGAATCGCTTCGTGGATATCACCGCCACCACCCCGGCCAAGCTGTTCGGCCTTTACCCGAAAAAGGGCACGATTGCTCCGGGCGCGGACGCGGATTTGGTGCTATGGGACCCCAAGCAGAAAACAACGATTTCAGCGAAAACGCATCATATGAACGTCGATTACAATCCCTATGAGGGCCAGGTGATCCGGGGCGCAATCCGCGAAGTTTATTTGCGCGGCAAGAAAGTGGTGGAGAAAGGTTCGTATGTCGGGGGGCAAAAAACAGGCTCTTTCCTGGAGCGGGCGACGCGTCCTGAAAAACCCGTTGAATCCGCCGAAGCGCAGAAAAAATCGACTCGTAAAGTACTAGCGGAGGTTTAA
- a CDS encoding NCS1 family nucleobase:cation symporter-1 gives MDTLKNAALLNGQANIPLAGIRVTGGIHELEADLSRSPHWNHDLAPTKLKNRKWGMWDIAALWIGMSVCTTTYMLASSLIAQGMSWWQAILTIALGNVVVLIPMILNAHAGTKYGISFPVYCRASFGVLGSNIPAVLRALVACGWFGIQTWIGGWAIFKLMTVFYPSWDALPAHYFGINAAQLGCFLGFWALNMAIVWKGMESIRHVEGLSAPLLLVMGAALLIWAYVKAGGFGPMLSQPSQFVAGGPREGQFWSFFFPALTGMVGYWATLSLNIPDFTRYAKSQKDQMAGQALGLPTTMTLYSFVGVAVTSATIVIFGEAIWDPVVLLSKFSNPAIIIVSMLALTLATLTTNLAANVVSPANDFANLWPKKISFKIGGLITGVIGILMMPWKLVADPTGYIFTWLIGYSALLGSIGGVLLCDYFLIRRAKLELAELFRHPGAYSYLSGINYRAVAALVSGVLPCLPGFLGTIGAADVSGFWMHMYHYAWFVSFAVSFGVYATLMGSPNAVRVSAAAKSKT, from the coding sequence ATGGATACCCTGAAAAATGCGGCTCTTTTAAACGGCCAGGCTAACATACCATTGGCTGGTATTCGCGTGACCGGCGGCATTCATGAGCTGGAGGCGGATTTAAGCCGTTCTCCGCATTGGAATCACGACCTAGCCCCCACGAAACTCAAGAACCGCAAATGGGGCATGTGGGATATTGCCGCGCTGTGGATCGGCATGTCCGTGTGCACCACCACCTACATGCTGGCCTCCTCTTTGATCGCCCAAGGTATGTCCTGGTGGCAAGCGATTCTCACCATTGCTCTGGGCAACGTCGTCGTCTTGATACCCATGATTTTAAACGCCCATGCCGGAACCAAATACGGCATTTCATTTCCGGTTTATTGCCGGGCCTCCTTCGGCGTGTTGGGCTCCAATATCCCGGCTGTTCTGCGGGCGTTGGTGGCTTGCGGCTGGTTTGGGATTCAGACTTGGATCGGAGGCTGGGCCATTTTTAAGCTCATGACCGTGTTTTATCCTTCCTGGGACGCTTTGCCCGCTCATTATTTCGGCATTAACGCGGCCCAGCTCGGGTGTTTTTTGGGTTTTTGGGCCCTGAATATGGCGATTGTGTGGAAAGGCATGGAATCCATCCGCCATGTCGAGGGCTTGTCCGCGCCGCTTCTGTTGGTTATGGGCGCGGCGCTTCTCATTTGGGCTTATGTTAAGGCCGGGGGTTTCGGCCCTATGCTTAGCCAGCCGTCTCAATTTGTCGCGGGTGGCCCCAGGGAAGGGCAATTCTGGAGCTTTTTCTTTCCGGCTTTAACAGGCATGGTGGGCTACTGGGCGACTTTGTCCCTGAATATTCCGGACTTCACTCGATATGCAAAATCGCAGAAGGATCAGATGGCGGGACAGGCTTTAGGCTTGCCGACCACGATGACTCTTTATTCATTCGTGGGCGTGGCCGTGACCTCGGCTACCATCGTTATTTTCGGGGAAGCGATTTGGGACCCGGTTGTTTTGTTGTCCAAGTTTTCAAATCCCGCGATTATCATTGTTTCCATGCTGGCTTTGACGCTGGCCACGCTCACCACCAATTTAGCCGCCAATGTGGTGAGTCCGGCCAATGATTTTGCCAATCTCTGGCCCAAGAAAATTTCTTTTAAAATCGGCGGGTTGATCACCGGCGTGATCGGCATTTTAATGATGCCTTGGAAATTAGTAGCTGACCCCACGGGCTATATTTTTACTTGGCTCATCGGCTATTCCGCTTTATTGGGTTCCATCGGCGGCGTGCTTCTGTGCGATTACTTTTTGATTCGCCGCGCCAAACTGGAATTGGCGGAGCTGTTTCGCCATCCGGGCGCGTACAGCTATTTGTCCGGCATTAATTACCGGGCCGTGGCTGCGCTGGTATCGGGCGTTTTGCCCTGTTTGCCCGGATTTTTAGGCACCATCGGCGCGGCCGATGTTTCCGGATTCTGGATGCATATGTACCACTACGCTTGGTTTGTCAGCTTTGCCGTCTCTTTTGGCGTTTATGCTACTCTAATGGGTTCCCCGAATGCTGTCCGCGTTTCTGCGGCGGCAAAATCCAAAACTTAG
- a CDS encoding aspartate aminotransferase family protein, whose product MPKAAVLDETEELTQGLTGDQILELRKKHILPSTVAYYSKPLQIVKGQGQYVFDETGKKYIDGFAGVVTISIGHCHPQWVKAIQKQAAELYHTTTLYLHPSLVQFAQKLVKKAQAANPELEVCFFTNAGCEANELAAIIAKNYTQRQEFIALRHSFHGRTIMAMSFTGQSIWRHSMPYVFGVYHAPANYTYRRPEGTTAKQYAELCVRELEETIKYSTSGKIAAFLAEPISGFGGVIDPEPDYFPKAYEIVKKYGGLFISDEVQTGVGRTGKKFLGIEQWGVRPDIVTMAKGLGNGYPLGAVITTKEVAKAMEGKVHFNTFGGSPVAMAAGSAVLDVLDKEKLPENAAAVGAYLKTKLEAFKEKSPWVGDVRGKGLMLGVELVKDKKSKEPAAQELLKVMELAKERGVLLGKGGMAANVIRIKPPLCVTKNDADTIVAVLEESLNKLS is encoded by the coding sequence ATGCCTAAAGCAGCTGTTTTAGATGAAACCGAAGAATTGACTCAGGGATTAACGGGCGATCAAATTCTGGAGCTTCGCAAAAAGCACATTCTGCCCTCGACCGTCGCCTATTACTCGAAGCCCCTTCAAATCGTCAAAGGCCAGGGTCAATACGTTTTTGATGAAACGGGCAAAAAATATATCGACGGATTCGCTGGCGTGGTGACCATTTCCATCGGGCATTGCCATCCGCAATGGGTGAAAGCCATCCAGAAACAAGCGGCTGAGCTTTACCACACCACGACTTTGTACCTTCACCCGAGCTTGGTTCAATTCGCTCAGAAACTGGTGAAAAAAGCCCAGGCCGCGAATCCTGAGCTTGAGGTTTGTTTTTTCACTAACGCAGGCTGCGAGGCCAATGAATTAGCGGCCATTATCGCCAAAAATTACACCCAGCGCCAGGAATTCATCGCTTTGCGCCATTCTTTCCATGGACGAACCATTATGGCCATGTCCTTTACCGGACAATCCATTTGGCGCCATTCCATGCCTTATGTGTTCGGCGTTTACCATGCGCCGGCCAATTACACCTATCGCCGTCCGGAGGGCACCACGGCCAAGCAATATGCCGAGCTTTGCGTGCGGGAATTGGAAGAGACGATTAAATACTCGACTTCGGGCAAAATCGCGGCTTTTTTGGCTGAGCCGATTTCCGGATTCGGCGGGGTCATTGATCCTGAGCCGGACTATTTCCCCAAGGCCTATGAAATCGTCAAAAAATACGGCGGCCTGTTTATTTCCGATGAAGTGCAAACCGGGGTCGGACGCACCGGGAAGAAATTTTTGGGCATCGAGCAGTGGGGCGTGCGTCCCGATATCGTGACCATGGCCAAAGGCTTGGGCAATGGTTATCCGCTCGGCGCAGTCATCACGACCAAGGAAGTCGCCAAAGCCATGGAGGGGAAAGTCCATTTCAACACCTTCGGCGGCTCTCCCGTGGCCATGGCCGCAGGATCGGCTGTGCTCGATGTTTTGGATAAGGAAAAATTGCCGGAGAACGCGGCCGCGGTCGGCGCTTATTTGAAAACAAAGCTCGAGGCGTTTAAGGAAAAATCGCCCTGGGTGGGCGATGTGCGCGGCAAAGGCTTGATGCTGGGCGTTGAGTTGGTCAAGGACAAGAAAAGCAAGGAGCCTGCGGCCCAAGAGCTTTTAAAAGTCATGGAATTAGCCAAAGAGCGGGGCGTTTTGTTGGGCAAAGGCGGCATGGCCGCCAATGTGATTCGCATTAAGCCGCCGCTTTGCGTTACCAAGAATGACGCGGATACAATCGTCGCTGTTTTGGAAGAGAGCTTAAACAAACTTTCCTAG
- a CDS encoding acyltransferase, producing the protein MSKIVRSGLIQTSCDWSPDKYSLKQIKKKMIDKHVPLIEQAGKKGVQILCLQEIFYGPYFCAEQDAKWYETAEPIPGPTTKLMQKLAKKYKMAIVVPIYETPSTGTYYNTAAVIDADGSLLGIYRKNHIPHCPPGFWEKFYFKPGNTGYPAFQTKYAKVGVYICYDRHFPDGARILGLNGAEIVFNPSATVAGLSEYLWKLEQPAHAVANQYFIGAINRVGWEKPWKIGEFYGQSYFCDPRGQMVCVGPRDKDAVVTADLDLDQILEVRKVWQFFRDRRPETYQELTQQLP; encoded by the coding sequence ATGTCTAAAATAGTTCGCAGCGGATTGATTCAAACGTCCTGCGATTGGTCGCCGGATAAATACAGCTTAAAACAGATCAAAAAGAAAATGATCGACAAGCATGTGCCGTTAATCGAGCAGGCCGGAAAAAAGGGCGTTCAGATTCTTTGCCTTCAGGAAATTTTCTACGGTCCATATTTCTGTGCTGAGCAAGATGCCAAATGGTATGAAACCGCGGAACCCATCCCCGGGCCCACGACCAAGCTCATGCAGAAATTGGCCAAGAAATACAAAATGGCGATCGTCGTGCCCATTTACGAAACGCCTTCAACCGGCACCTATTACAACACGGCCGCGGTCATCGATGCCGACGGCTCCTTGCTCGGCATTTACCGCAAAAACCATATCCCGCATTGTCCGCCGGGCTTCTGGGAAAAGTTTTATTTTAAACCGGGCAATACCGGGTATCCGGCTTTTCAGACAAAATATGCCAAAGTCGGCGTTTATATCTGTTATGACCGGCATTTTCCTGACGGCGCCCGCATTCTGGGCTTAAATGGCGCGGAGATCGTCTTCAATCCCTCGGCGACCGTGGCGGGCCTTTCGGAATATTTATGGAAACTTGAGCAGCCGGCCCATGCCGTGGCCAATCAGTATTTCATCGGCGCCATCAACCGGGTGGGCTGGGAAAAACCCTGGAAAATCGGGGAGTTCTATGGCCAATCCTATTTTTGCGACCCTCGCGGGCAAATGGTTTGCGTGGGCCCCAGGGATAAGGACGCTGTCGTGACCGCTGATTTGGACTTGGATCAAATCTTGGAGGTTAGAAAAGTATGGCAGTTCTTCCGGGACAGAAGGCCCGAAACATATCAAGAGCTGACGCAGCAGTTGCCTTAA